Below is a window of Plasmodium brasilianum strain Bolivian I chromosome 14, whole genome shotgun sequence DNA.
GAAAACCCTAATTCTGGAAACCTTAGTGCTGTTTTAACAAGTATGTTAcgattattttttcttgtgaaaaaatatatttctctacatatgcatacacgcatgtatatatctacatATCCGATCCacgtgtacatgtacatgtctTCATAATTGTATGCAgatgtatatacgtacatatgtatgtacacataGACGAGGCAGCAGAAATAACTTCCTCATTACGAGAGTgcaagaaaagaaaaaggaaaaaaaatcattaggaagtatatatatatatatatatatatatatacatatgtattatagTGTGTTGAAAATAGAGGAAATTTCAAGTGCATTTTTTCCAGATACATTTATCAAGAAGCGCTCGGTGATTTCATGAACGGAgtgcaataatttttttatttttttctattcttCAGGGTTTTTCAACCCGTACACccaaatgtgtatatataaatacgtatatgcaaaagcatatatatatgtttgtgtacatgtatgtgtatatttatatacatgtatgcacAAATTTTTTGTCCCTCTGTCCTCCAAAATTTGCAGCCTGGTTATCACCTTTTATCGTTATCGTCGTGAATAGTATTATCCAGCCGGCCTTAATCTCATGCGTTTCAGTAGCAATTGGTTTTATAAGGAAATCGAGTGAACATACTTATGTCCTGCAaggaaattttatttttttaattttaaatacgATCATTATTCCGTTACTCTCCCTGTCCCCATTAAGTTCCTTAATTAAAGTACAAAAGAGAAATAtgtttagttttttttattttgaagcATGTTGTCAGCTCTTATTGCTATGCTCACTCATCGCAGTGTGCTCTTACCCATTATACTTTGCTTAACCCGTGTGTTattataagaattttttttttaattcaattctttaatttttattatttttaatatttttatttttttttttaaaggtaATGTATTCTGATGAAATAGGACAATGGTCTACACGTTTGGGAGCTTATCTTTTTAACTCTAGTGGTTTTTTTGCTATGCGTTATTTGCTTCATTGTTGTTTTTTGACATGTGCAAATCAGTTGCTTCAGATTCCGCAATTTTCAAGTAAGATATATGAAACTTATTTACTTTGAACTGggatatacatacatatataaatatatgtatgtgtgagTGAATCAATGTTTCATTTCCATATTGTTTGTGTTGACATGTCATGTTACACATTTATTTGTGTTTATAGAGTTATCGgtccatttttctttttttttgttttttttttttgtttccttttttatgtttttacatGTGTGAAAATCATTGAAAATATTTCCCTCCCCCATATTTTCAATCGTTCAACGCTTTTCAGTTCGATCCATTGTTAAAACTTTAACCAAAAAAGAAACGAGTGCATGGTCATTTGATTTTGGGTATTGGTATGGATTAAATACTACAATTTTAGCCttaattttaacatttaGGTAATGGGAAATTAGAATGTGATatatttgtctttttttttttttttttttttaatttttgagtttgtatttttattaaggtttcataaaaaatattattgtctatttatatttcatattgttaattgattttttttttttttttcatttctgtTTTCTCTACAGTGTTGCCGTACCGTTTATACTACCGTTGGGATCATTGTACTTTTTCTTACGTTACTACATAGATAAGTATAATCTTGTTTATGAAGTATGTAGGACGAATTTAGATAGTCATGGAGCTATTGTGAGAACAGCTATTAAGTTTATGCTTTATTCAGTAGCTTTTTTTCAAGTAcgttatttgaaaatttgaCATTTATGGGtataaatggaaatatatattagtatgtgtctttttttttttttttttttttgttttatagaaaaaaaaaaaaaaaaatttatatgaacgATTTATAATTCATGCcatcctttttttcccttttagcttgttatgtttacatttttttcgaGAGTtcaaaacaaatttattttggTCGGACGGAACATCCTCTTTTTATCATCATCACTTACAACGCTGTTACTCTTATGTAGATCTACCGAATGGGTTAGCActaatcatataaaaaagaagaaaggtAAAAGgacattttgttatttatgtGAAAAGAATGTTTATGTAAACAGTTTAAGGgatttaaacaaattaaagtATGCTTATGCAAACCCTTATGAAACGAAGCGATAATTGTGTttgtacctttttttttttttccgcattatatgaataagattattacagaaaaaatgattttatttttttatatgaacatatattgttatatatattttaaaatatttccttttgGGAAAAAGTTCTTAAACTGATTATAACAAGGGCTTGAATATGTAGGtgtacacacacacacaaatacaaataaatgaatatatatatgtacatacccatatatacataaataaatatatacataaataaatatatacataaataaatatatacataaataaatatatatatatatatatatatatatatatatatatatatatatatatatgtgtacatatgtatccGTGAATGCTTTTGCGCACAAAGgcaaattaaaatttgtacAGTTAAAGCATtaagatattttttaaataatatttgacTCCAGAAAAACAGTGGACaggtgtttttttttttttttttttaaagatttagtttttattcttttaaacacttttaatttttgtgttgtttttgtttttctcacgaatatgcatatatattatgtgtatacgtacatacatacatactttaCGTGTTTTCGTTTATATGCAAATGATGAAATTTCCATAGTTTTTTAGACTGAATTTTATCGTCGCATAAATATACACGTAAAGATGATccttttacttcttttaaattatatcataaaaaataacaatattttaaagaacTCTTTTCGAACTTTTAACAAAcaacttaatatttttaattctaattttatatgcATTCACCATAGATGATATCTATATATCCAGAAATGACTACATAACTCCATATTGCTTTAAAAGGGGttgtttttatgtttttctattttgttttatactTTATCAGATTTTATTGTATCATactaaattttattgtacTGCTCTACATTGTATtgtattatttgttataaaaGGATATTTAATTTGGCATATCtctaaaaacaaaaataatagtatataaattagtttactttcttttttttttttttttaattgtaaagAATATtgtaattcataaatataataaaaaagatacatgttttttttaaccctctttttttttttttttttttaagtcgTTTTCTATAATTGATCTTGAACggggaataaaaaaatataagcaatttttcctttaaaaatatcattatGTTATTATGCATAATAGCTTGAGGTAATTATGCAAAAGCCTGAACAAATGTAGTATTATATGTGTTTCacctttaaattatttttcttcagAAGTTAAGTAGTTAACGCTTATTTAATTGATGCAcattatgtacatgtgtacatatacatgtatatattttttcaaactactgtaaaaggaaataaactCTTTGAAAATTTGAGCATATGAGCATAAGAGGAACTTATTCTTCTTCAGATAATTTATGttcttaaatatttctttattcttgaagtgcttttttttgtaacCCTTTAAATTGTATACGGGATATAAGAAATACTTAAGCAAAATAAGAGCAAAAGAATAATCTCAAGCGTTTGCATTCATGAACATGCACATAATActtacgtacatatataaacgtattatatatatatgtatatacattaatgCATAGTGAAGGGTATCTATTCCAATAACTGCAACATTGactttttgaatatataatgcTTTGAAGCTAGGTATATGGCAgggaaaaagcaaaaaaaaaaaaaaagaagaatatattatacagtatataataataaagttaaAGTAGTATATGTGTTAATATACATGAGTGGAAGTATACAGTAAAGAGTTCAACTATTTAAAAGCATATgctaaaaaaagaaacattttgataaaaaaaaaaaaaaaaaatatcattaaaGATTAAACGAATTTGCTAATCCGCTGTTAGGTAATTTTTGTCAGAACAGTGAAAAAAAGgtgtttattaaaattttatgtttcaTAAAACCTACAAGTAATTCGCTGCTGGAAGTTTTTTTCCTTGAATATCCCGAGCCCTACCAATATTGCACcaaatgtacatacatacaaacatacatatgtatttgtatatatatatatatatatatatatgtatacgtacttgtatatatacttgcATATGCTCACACATTGACATTTGCTGTTCTTCGTAAACTTTTGCAATATAAAACTTATAAGAAAAATCGTATCATAAATATCTAAACTGTTTCTGTAAAGGGGGAAGCGTACCTTTACCAGATACCCAAGTCTAAATTAATcgacttaattttttttttttttctttttttttttttgttaagttCATCAAAAATAAgtgtttaattatttaatagaatGGAGTTCACTAAATGAACAGTGCTTTTTAGTTTGAActtttattaacaataacCTTGTGCCTTTAAAATTTATCGTACACCCTTCCTGATAAGTACATAATGGTAAGTTTGCAGAATGCAAGTTGATCAACTTCGAAGGGAGGATGTagaaaagtgaaaaaaaggaaaaagtaaaaagaataaaaagtagagagtaaaaaatgaagaatataaaaaaaaaaaatataataaaatatataaaatataacaaaaaaaatatataaaatataacaaaaaaaatatataaaatataacaaaataaatatataaaatgtaacaaaataaatatataaaatgtaacaaaataaagcgTAAAACAGCCTCACATACTTACGCACCCCTTGCTACCTTGCAGCTGTCCAACATATTCGGAAGCGTGTGTTCCATAGACCTAAATATAGACATTGATGATAGCAGAAAATTAACCTTTCTAAGGAAGGATAAAAAGGGAGACAAATGTCCAATTTTTTCCGATGGTGAAGATATTAATGGAATTGCAACCATAAGTTTAAAGCCCGGAAAAAAGTTTGAACATTATGGAATTAAATTAGAATTAATAGgtcaaataaatattttaaatgataaatcCAATtcttatgattttttttctatatcgAAGGATTTAGAGCCTCCAGGATTTTTGATTGAAAGCAAGCAATTTAAATGGAAATTTTCATCAGTTGATAAACAACATGAATCATATTTTGGAACTAATGTACAGTTAAGGTATTTTGTTAGActgaatattataaaaggCTATTCCGGAAACATACAAAAGGAAATAGATTTTATTGTTCAGAATTTATGTATACCTCCagaaattaataatactataaaaatGGAAGTTGGAATAGAAGACTGTTTACATATAGAATTTGAGTATGACAAATCTAAGTATCATTTAAAAGATGTAGTAGTAGGTAAggtttactttttattagcaaggataaaaataaaacatatggAATTAGATATTATTCAGATTGAAACATCAGGGATAGGTAAAAGTTATACTACTGAAACAGCAACTCTATCAAAATTCGAAATTATGGATGGTTCACCAACAAAATCTGAATGCATACCCGTTCGGTTGTATTTAAGTGGTTTTGATTTAACACctacatataaaaacattcaaaataaattctCTGTCAAGTATTATATTAATCTTATAATAGTTGATGAGGAAGAAAGAAGATATTTCAAGAAGCAGGAAATTTTCCTATGGAGAAAAAAACTTGGATAGTAGAAAACGTATTAGGACCTCGTTTGACAGCTTCATTACatcttctattttttgttcctATGCGCATGTAGAAATGTACaataatttacttatttGGAGTTATATAACTATGCAGATAAATGTATCAACTTCCATCTTTTAGAAGTGCCTGTGGAACTTTTTATGTGACCATctgtatatttatctatgtgtatatcttcttttttttttttattattttgcttttccttttttaagaTAGTTATACGGAGCTTCCAAATTAAGGCACAAAATATTAGTATATTCCAGTTATGTGCACTCTAATATGTAggtgattttttttttttttttttttttttttttgtagccTTCTTCAGCAATTCTATATGCACACGTATATCTCTGAAAGTGCAGAAGGCTACACGTTAGTGTTACTCATAATTTGtttagtaatatataaatatgtacacacgcatgtatatatatatacgtgtgtcTGTGTGTaactattttattctttacgataatatgtaaataaattactATATTGTTTATATGCATTCACTTGTTTATCATGTCGCTTACACTTTAATTTCCGTGCGGCTGTACACTGTTTTtaagcctttttttttttttttttggctcACTATCTATCCATCTACCTGTGTATCTACCTATTTACCCACCTATCTATCTGCTtatcattaaattatttttttttcagtattacacaaatttttaattaacaaaatttattaaaaaataaaaaaaacgaaGGATATAAGAAGTTATgaataaaaagttaaaatcgaaaaaatatttatataaatacaggAATACCGTcgacaaaattttattcaaaaaatgtaaatattttttaaatggtaCCATTTTgcaattataatattttttatagaatgataaaaatgttcCAGTAGCGTGggatggaaaaataaatgtgcTCGTATGTCCGTGCGTGTGTGTACTTCAGCATATGCATTTGCGTATGCatgaatgtatatttagTATGTACACGAGAAGCCTAgtgagtatttttttttttttttttcaaatattgcACTGTAGAAGGAGTCTACAAATTGTGTAAGATGCCCTATGTTAAAATggattaaattaatttatcttCTCTTTTGTTtgctcatttattttttttcttctattatttcttctattatttcttctattatttcttcttttatttcttcttttatttcttcttttatttcttctttttttctctttttttctcttttttttttcgttttttttttcttctttcccTCTTGTTCAGTATTTCTCCTTGATCTCTTACCCCATCGCGGATattgtttgtatttttttttccgtggtattttttaataatatgcatataacaGAGTAAgaattaagaaatataatttttttttttttaaaataacataagCTTTGTATCGTTGTAagtttttgtatatatttcacATATCAACacaagaataaaaaagtatgtgAACTTACACTGTGGTGGCTACAGCTGTAAAAGTATGCATTGCGCGTTAAAAAGAAGcgtaagtttttttttcttatatatgtacatatatatacataaatccGCCGTTCTTATCCCcatataactatatattgaagcgtatatataagtgtataAAGGAGCATATAAAGCCCCATATTAGCGTGTAATAAGAGACGTAGAAATACACACTTGTCAACACAAAGAACGCATTAGTCCACTATTACTAGGCTCGTCCTGCCCCCTTCCACCTCTtttctattcttttttttttttttaaaaaacaaaatatggaaaaaagtACAAAACGAAACAGGGAACGTTTTGGAAACATGCTGAAGGAAAGATACTCAAATAGACAAAAAgagaatgaaataaaattatttgaaaatataaaaactgaCATCAGTATGATAATAAGTGAACATTTAAAGAAAAGATCCAAAACTGAATTTGAATTAACAACAattgaaaagaaatatatttatttaaaaagtatatctGAGGAATTAGAGAAGTTGCTAAAACAAGGAGATGTggatgtaaaaaataatgaacagTTAATAAACAACTATTTTGAATATACTACTACTAATCtggattatatttttataaaatatgagaGTATAATAACTGATATGTCTGAAACGAATGAAGACATGAAATtaagattaaaaaatattaaagaaaaagaactaGTAGACTTTCAGAATTCATATGAATCAGTGAAAGAAAAGgctaataaattaaatgaaatgaaacataatataattaacataaaaaataagttaacACAGTTGAAGGAAgaaaatgaacatataaaaaatgaaatagatttaaaaaaaaaagaagaagtagatattgaaaaaaagtataaagaattattattacaaattgaagaatataaaaaagaatttcaAAGCGTAAAAGAAAATTGTAATATTCAAATGAACGAAAAGAAGCAAAGTTCTATCAACTTAAGCACAATAGaggaaaaaatgggaaaaataaaaacagaaatacaaaaattatttttggaaaagaaaaatgtgaCTAGTGAATTAAGCACTTTAAGAGAAGATaacacaaatattttaaaaaatatgtttgaTTATAACActaatttaaatgtaaaatgtgAAAATTTAATACTAGAAATTAAAAGTTTAGAAAAGGAATTACAATGTATGAAGAGTGAAAAAGAGTTATTGCACGAAAGTTATCAAATGTTGGAAGTAAAGTTAAATGACGTGACGAAAATTtgtgatgaaaaaaaaaaagaagtggAACAAATGTCTAGTATTGTAAAAAGACTAAGTGATGAActaattttggaaaaaaatagtttaaaagaaaaggaaaaagaatgTTCTTGTCTAAACGatgaatataatttgttgaaaaaggaaaatttatatcttGTAGAGAAACATAATTCAGTTGAAaaagaattagaaaaaataaataattccatattggattataaaaacatttttgaagtaaaaaaaaatgaattggTAGATATAGAATTaatgaaagagaaaaatgaaaaaacgaaattcgagattttaaattttattgagAATTCTGAAAAGCTGTTACTAGAGCAAAAGaacttcttttttaaaatttcaaaatttttaaatttaataaatttatcaaaTGAAGAATGCATAAGTTtgcaaaatgaaagaaatttgcaaaaggaaaataatagcacacaacaaaattatgaacaggtGCATACAGATTTTGGCAATTTGTGTAATGATGTTAAGGGCAAAATTATTCTGGAAAAAAAACTGCAAAACGATATTAACAGTTCTAGGAgaaacatacataaaaaggAAGAGGAAATACAAGCTTTTCAAGAAAGTAAAAAGACGTTAGAACAGAATCTACAAAATATCATACAGAAAAAAGAGACATATGAAAAGGAAATGGAAAATAGGCAAAACAATTCTgaacacaaaataaaagaaactACAGATATgttgaaagaaaaatatgaacagctAGCCGAAAGTTTAGCAAGTCAGCTAAAGACAAAACATGTAGAgcacaataattttttaaagcatggagagaaggaaaaattagaatatgattttcaaatttttaaatcgGATATAATTTCTAGTCTCGAAAAAGAAAGagttgaaaagaaaaagaaaattatcgAAATAGACATGGAGCTCAAAATATATCAACAAAAGTATAGTTCCATAAAAGCTGTTTGATCAATAAGTGTAAACACACTTGAATAAATTTTGTGCAATGAGATGTAGTGAATAATTGGGTCggatatttattcattcggGTACGCACTTAAGTGAACAGTGCTATGTGTCACATATGGGTTTCCCTTGTGTTAATTGTTTGTTTTGTTTATGTTGTGAACATGTTATTTACATTTCTTGCGCATGTTGTATGTGTATTGAACGCTGTGATAATTCAGgagggaaataaaaatagcagcagaaagatatatttctcttttattctttattattaatttttccttttttacttaaatatttattgtaacTTACTTAACGACAGTTCCTAATTAACTTCATGtgtaaaattgtttttatgtGATTTCGTAAAGTTGtaggtaaatatataaacgttATAAAGCTTAAGCATATGGCATCAGAATAGACCCTTTTGTTTCATAAACTTAttgtgttttattttgctttgtttttctttgtaTTGCTTTGTGTAGCTTTGAGCTGCTTCGAGCCGTTTCATGCTGCTTCGTACTAATTTGTATTGTTTActgttttgttattttttatttttattttttcttgttttaattttatttgttattatcatattatattttttttggcaATTAATTTGTTTGTTTCAAATCTTGCTACAACGAaacaatttaattatatatgaataatggtGGAATTACATAAGAGCACATGGAGCTTCAGCtaacttttatatatgcgCGTTGGCAAAAGGATTTTAAGTTCCTCAAAAATTGGGGTCtttctaaatatatgcatacaaacacgcatatacatatataatacaaatatatacatatataatatgcatgtacgtatgtatgtatgtatctgcgtatgtatgtattcttttaagtatatatacatatgagcACGCTTAAGTGCCgattctaaaaataaataatgctaaaattttacaagggaaaagtataataaggaaaagaaaaaaaggggatGGTCACAAGTTTCTTAACGCATATTATATTGCAAATACCTCTTTTAAGAACgtgtacaaaaatatatttcattcatatattcattatttacatatatatacgtcgCACGGATGAGTAGATAAATATGTTGTACAGTATATAAGCTAATACATGAATATacgaaaaagcaaaaaacaAATTGCCAATCATACAATAagattaaattataaaaataaaaaaataaaaaaatgaaattatggCTATGCTTTTGTTGAAGCAACTATAAaacgtattattttttgttaaaaatgtcagtgcattttacatatacatatataaatagatatatatgtatattacatatttacaaaGTAATGTAACATTCTGCCAATTTAATGCAGCAGCATTAAAATAAGTGCAATATCACAGGGAAATATGTTAAAGAAGatgatttaaatataatattcgtTTGgagtaaaatttattttgtgcaaatgaaaagaaaagtaattatatattgtgtacgtatgtgtgGTACATCCtagtttattttgtttcctCAGCATAAACTTACATGCTCCGTAGacctttaaaaaatgataaaggGCGTACTTATAACTAATAATAGCGGGAAACCAAGATTCCTTCGGTTCTATGATGGAAGCGTATATAACATATGATAGGAAAAGCAAAACTTATTAcaactttattattattgttactgttttttattttgctttattttattgtttattttgctttattttattgtttattttgctttattttattgtttattttgctttattatattgtttattttgctttattttattgtttattttttttattttatcttttattttttttattttatcttttattttttttattttttattatttattatttatttttttccatttatggaaattattatttttttaacttttcgCTCACCCCTTTTTTAGAGTCATGAAAGACAACAGTTGATAACCAAGAGAGTCcatgaaattataaaaaatagaccACCAAATGAATGCTGTT
It encodes the following:
- a CDS encoding vacuolar protein sorting-associated protein 26, whose amino-acid sequence is MLSNIFGSVCSIDLNIDIDDSRKLTFLRKDKKGDKCPIFSDGEDINGIATISLKPGKKFEHYGIKLELIGQINILNDKSNSYDFFSISKDLEPPGFLIESKQFKWKFSSVDKQHESYFGTNVQLRYFVRLNIIKGYSGNIQKEIDFIVQNLCIPPEINNTIKMEVGIEDCLHIEFEYDKSKYHLKDVVVGKVYFLLARIKIKHMELDIIQIETSGIGKSYTTETATLSKFEIMDGSPTKSECIPVRLYLSGFDLTPTYKNIQNKFSVKYYINLIIVDEEERRYFKKQEIFLWRKKLG
- a CDS encoding hypothetical protein (conserved Plasmodium protein), whose protein sequence is MEKSTKRNRERFGNMLKERYSNRQKENEIKLFENIKTDISMIISEHLKKRSKTEFELTTIEKKYIYLKSISEELEKLLKQGDVDVKNNEQLINNYFEYTTTNLDYIFIKYESIITDMSETNEDMKLRLKNIKEKELVDFQNSYESVKEKANKLNEMKHNIINIKNKLTQLKEENEHIKNEIDLKKKEEVDIEKKYKELLLQIEEYKKEFQSVKENCNIQMNEKKQSSINLSTIEEKMGKIKTEIQKLFLEKKNVTSELSTLREDNTNILKNMFDYNTNLNVKCENLILEIKSLEKELQCMKSEKELLHESYQMLEVKLNDVTKICDEKKKEVEQMSSIVKRLSDELILEKNSLKEKEKECSCLNDEYNLLKKENLYLVEKHNSVEKELEKINNSILDYKNIFEVKKNELVDIELMKEKNEKTKFEILNFIENSEKLLLEQKNFFFKISKFLNLINLSNEECISLQNERNLQKENNSTQQNYEQVHTDFGNLCNDVKGKIILEKKLQNDINSSRRNIHKKEEEIQAFQESKKTLEQNLQNIIQKKETYEKEMENRQNNSEHKIKETTDMLKEKYEQLAESLASQLKTKHVEHNNFLKHGEKEKLEYDFQIFKSDIISSLEKERVEKKKKIIEIDMELKIYQQKYSSIKAV